Proteins encoded within one genomic window of Acidobacteriota bacterium:
- a CDS encoding PA0069 family radical SAM protein, which produces MSSAPIRGRGAAGNPANRFEPIHYVSDREDEETHPDTRLYKDTSRTILARNQSPDVGFEFSVNPYRGCEHGCVYCYARPYHEYLGFSAGLDFETRILVKEDAPQLLRQELRSPKWEPQTIAISGVTDAYQPAERRLGITRACLEVLVEFGNPAAVVTKNHLVTRDADLLSELAAKDAASVNLSITTLDAKLQRTMEPRASTPSARLAAVRELSEQGIPVRVMVGPVIPGLTEHEIPSILEAASEAGAVAASYILLRLPYGVKNLFESWLERCYPDRKKRVLNRIRETRGGNLYSSEFHERMKGTGVYARQIRELFQVTCRRLGLNRKSMALSAAAFRRPGEKRQLDLFAG; this is translated from the coding sequence ATGTCTTCCGCACCCATTCGAGGCCGCGGTGCCGCCGGGAATCCGGCCAACCGTTTCGAGCCGATCCACTACGTTTCCGACAGGGAAGATGAAGAGACTCACCCCGATACCCGTCTCTACAAGGACACCAGCCGGACCATCCTGGCCCGGAACCAGAGCCCGGACGTGGGTTTCGAATTCAGCGTGAACCCCTACCGGGGCTGCGAGCACGGATGCGTCTACTGCTACGCACGTCCTTACCACGAGTATCTGGGGTTCTCGGCCGGTCTGGACTTCGAGACCCGGATCCTGGTCAAGGAAGACGCCCCGCAGTTGCTGCGGCAGGAACTCAGATCCCCCAAATGGGAGCCCCAGACCATCGCCATCAGCGGGGTCACCGACGCCTACCAGCCGGCGGAACGCCGCTTGGGGATCACCCGGGCTTGTCTGGAAGTCCTGGTGGAGTTCGGCAATCCGGCGGCCGTCGTCACCAAGAACCATCTGGTGACCCGGGACGCCGACCTGCTTTCGGAACTGGCGGCGAAGGACGCGGCGTCGGTAAACCTGTCGATCACCACACTGGATGCCAAGCTTCAGAGGACGATGGAGCCCCGGGCGTCCACACCGTCGGCCCGGTTGGCGGCGGTTCGAGAACTATCGGAGCAGGGAATTCCGGTCCGGGTGATGGTGGGGCCCGTCATCCCCGGTCTCACGGAGCATGAGATTCCGTCGATTCTGGAGGCGGCCTCCGAGGCGGGAGCCGTCGCGGCATCTTACATCCTGCTGCGGCTTCCCTATGGAGTGAAGAATCTCTTCGAGTCCTGGTTGGAACGGTGCTATCCCGACAGGAAGAAGCGGGTCCTCAACCGGATCCGGGAGACACGGGGAGGGAATCTCTACTCCTCCGAGTTTCACGAGCGAATGAAGGGCACCGGTGTCTACGCCCGCCAGATCAGAGAACTGTTTCAGGTCACCTGCCGCCGGCTGGGGCTCAACCGGAAATCCATGGCCCTGTCGGCGGCCGCGTTTCGCCGCCCTGGAGAGAAGCGGCAGTTGGACCTGTTTGCCGGTTAG
- a CDS encoding aldolase/citrate lyase family protein — MKPNRLRQKLDAGETTVSTNIYTSSPDVVEMLGHAGTIDYVEFEAEYVPYDLHWMDHFARVTELFPHLSAMIKIDQEPRTFMAARAIGAGIQNVLFADVRTPEEARQCVAAMKAETPGSVGHQGYGDRRVARYFLDGPANYVSILENSVVALMIEKKSAVDNLEAILDVEGIDMVQFGAADFSLNIGKPGQWEDPAVTAAKNRVIRTSLKMGVQPKVGIHSPEDARQYLDMGVRHFIMGGDLGILYSFWKEKGQKLQDIIAGH, encoded by the coding sequence ATGAAACCCAACCGACTGCGCCAGAAGCTCGACGCCGGTGAGACCACGGTGTCCACCAACATTTACACCTCCTCGCCCGACGTGGTGGAGATGCTGGGACACGCCGGCACCATCGACTACGTGGAGTTCGAGGCCGAATACGTCCCCTACGACCTGCACTGGATGGACCACTTCGCCCGTGTCACGGAACTGTTCCCCCATCTGTCCGCCATGATCAAGATCGACCAGGAGCCGAGGACCTTCATGGCCGCCCGGGCGATCGGCGCCGGCATCCAGAACGTCCTCTTCGCCGACGTCCGAACGCCCGAGGAAGCCCGTCAGTGCGTCGCCGCCATGAAGGCCGAGACCCCGGGATCGGTGGGGCATCAGGGCTATGGAGACCGTCGCGTGGCCCGCTACTTCCTGGACGGTCCGGCCAACTACGTGAGCATTCTGGAGAACTCGGTCGTGGCCCTCATGATCGAGAAGAAATCGGCGGTGGACAACCTGGAGGCCATTCTGGATGTGGAGGGAATCGACATGGTCCAGTTCGGCGCCGCCGATTTCTCCCTGAACATCGGCAAGCCGGGGCAATGGGAGGATCCCGCAGTCACGGCGGCCAAGAACCGGGTGATCCGAACCTCCCTCAAAATGGGAGTTCAGCCGAAGGTCGGAATCCATTCACCCGAAGACGCCCGCCAATACCTGGACATGGGCGTGCGCCACTTCATCATGGGCGGCGACCTGGGGATCCTCTACTCCTTCTGGAAAGAAAAGGGCCAGAAGCTTCAGGACATCATCGCCGGACACTGA
- a CDS encoding HD domain-containing protein translates to MQKMAQVSGPTVSFTSMADGTREDYELLGRHEKEFAAGTADRVLAYLRELSGSLAGYQVDRLEHSLQTATRAYRDDADEELVVAALLHDIDDMLAPHSHGELSALLLRPYVTERTYWIVRHHGLFQLYYYAHHVGGNRNARDKYRDHPWYRDAVDFCHRWDQCAFDPDYDSLPLEFFEPMVRRLFARKPFSLAPRKRS, encoded by the coding sequence ATGCAAAAAATGGCACAGGTGAGCGGTCCCACGGTGAGCTTCACGAGTATGGCGGACGGCACCCGCGAGGATTACGAGTTGCTCGGGCGCCACGAGAAGGAGTTCGCCGCCGGCACCGCGGACCGGGTGTTGGCGTATCTTCGCGAGTTGTCCGGTTCGCTCGCCGGCTACCAGGTCGACCGGCTGGAGCATTCTCTGCAGACCGCGACCCGCGCCTACCGCGACGACGCGGACGAGGAACTGGTGGTGGCGGCGCTCCTGCACGACATCGACGACATGCTGGCCCCGCACAGCCACGGCGAGCTGTCCGCGCTGCTGCTGCGCCCTTACGTGACCGAGCGAACGTACTGGATCGTCCGGCACCACGGCCTTTTCCAGCTCTACTACTACGCCCACCACGTGGGCGGCAACCGCAACGCGCGCGACAAGTACCGCGATCATCCCTGGTATCGGGACGCCGTGGACTTCTGTCACCGCTGGGACCAGTGCGCGTTCGATCCCGACTACGATTCGCTGCCGCTGGAGTTCTTCGAGCCGATGGTGCGCCGCTTGTTCGCGCGCAAACCGTTCAGCCTGGCGCCGAGGAAGCGTTCCTGA